One stretch of Gemmatimonadaceae bacterium DNA includes these proteins:
- a CDS encoding MFS transporter, protein MGKLVVLMVTALVDMIGLVMVIPLLPFYAERFGATGAAIGMLIGAFSVAQLVSAPFWGRFSDRRGRRPTLVIGLFTSAVSYLIFAFANSFWLLVVSRVVQGFGGGTVGVVQAYVTDLAAPDDRAKSLGWLSAATSFGAVVGPAAGSLLAGIWGQAAPGLAAALLSLVNMGFAWRYLRESREAASTTTTIRGQGTREALWHVLRNPTTPAARLIWTYTVAIGAFYGMVAVFAQFLQRRFQVDEQTIGYFFMWFGAMGVLTRLALIGPAVKWLGELPLSRVGLVLLGAGMILFPLSHAYLTLWIAMTLMPLGTAFTFPGVTATLSRVVPANERGLYMGVQQSFGGAARGLFPWWDGIAFDRYGMASPFVTAGILCLASIGLALGLEHQVALPEQKPKN, encoded by the coding sequence ATGGGAAAACTCGTCGTTCTGATGGTCACGGCCCTCGTGGACATGATCGGATTGGTCATGGTCATTCCGCTCCTCCCGTTCTACGCCGAGCGGTTCGGCGCGACGGGCGCCGCGATCGGCATGCTCATCGGGGCGTTCTCGGTGGCCCAACTGGTGAGCGCGCCGTTTTGGGGTCGGTTCTCCGACCGGCGGGGCCGGCGCCCGACGCTGGTCATCGGCCTCTTCACCTCCGCGGTGTCGTACCTGATATTCGCGTTTGCCAATAGCTTCTGGCTGCTCGTCGTGTCGCGTGTGGTGCAGGGCTTCGGCGGCGGCACGGTGGGCGTGGTCCAGGCGTACGTCACCGACCTGGCGGCGCCGGACGACCGGGCCAAGAGCCTTGGCTGGTTGTCCGCGGCGACGAGCTTCGGCGCCGTCGTGGGGCCCGCCGCCGGGTCCCTGCTCGCCGGAATATGGGGGCAGGCGGCCCCCGGGCTGGCCGCCGCGCTGCTCTCGCTGGTCAACATGGGGTTCGCGTGGCGGTACCTGCGCGAGTCGCGCGAGGCCGCGTCGACCACCACCACGATCCGCGGCCAGGGCACGCGGGAAGCGCTCTGGCACGTGCTGCGGAATCCCACCACCCCGGCCGCCCGCCTCATCTGGACCTATACCGTGGCCATCGGCGCGTTCTACGGCATGGTGGCCGTGTTCGCCCAGTTCCTCCAACGGCGCTTCCAGGTCGACGAGCAGACGATCGGATACTTCTTCATGTGGTTCGGCGCCATGGGCGTGCTCACCCGCCTCGCGCTGATCGGCCCGGCCGTGAAGTGGCTCGGTGAACTGCCGCTGTCGCGTGTCGGCCTCGTCCTCCTCGGTGCGGGAATGATCCTTTTCCCGCTCTCGCACGCCTATCTGACTCTCTGGATCGCGATGACCCTCATGCCGCTCGGCACGGCCTTCACCTTCCCCGGCGTGACCGCCACCCTGTCGCGCGTCGTGCCAGCGAACGAACGCGGCCTGTACATGGGGGTACAGCAGAGCTTCGGCGGCGCGGCGCGCGGACTGTTCCCCTGGTGGGACGGCATCGCGTTCGACCGCTACGGCATGGCGTCTCCGTTCGTGACGGCGGGGATTCTCTGTCTGGCCTCGATCGGCCTGGCGTTGGGACTCGAGCACCAGGTTGCCCTTCCCGAACAAAAGCCGAAAAACTAG